In Streptomyces dangxiongensis, one DNA window encodes the following:
- the serB gene encoding phosphoserine phosphatase SerB yields MSASQIPASQTPEVPTLLVKIFGKDRPGITAGLFDTLAAYLVDVVDIEQVVTRGRLVLCALVTQPPAGLEGDLRATVHTWAESMKMQAEIISGHGDNRPRGLGRSLVTVLGHPLTAESTAAIAARIAKAGGNIDRIFRLAKIPVTAVEFAVSGVETEPLRTALVSDAAALGVDIAVVSAGLHRRAQRLVVMDVDSTLIQDEVIELFAAHAGCEDRVAEVTAAAMRGELDFEQSLHARVALLEGLDASVVEKVRQEVRLTPGARTLIRTLKRLGYQVGVVSGGFTQVTDDLKERLGLDFAQANTLEIVDGKLTGRVVGEIVDRAGKARLLRRFAAEAGVPLSQTVAIGDGANDLDMLNAAGLGVAFNAKPVVREAAHTAVNVPFLDTVLYLLGITRDEVEAADTHDED; encoded by the coding sequence ATGAGCGCTTCGCAGATCCCCGCTTCGCAGACCCCCGAGGTGCCCACCCTCCTCGTCAAGATATTCGGCAAGGACAGGCCCGGCATCACGGCCGGCCTCTTCGACACCCTTGCCGCCTACCTCGTCGACGTGGTCGACATCGAGCAGGTCGTCACCCGGGGCCGCCTGGTGCTCTGCGCGCTGGTGACGCAGCCCCCGGCCGGCCTGGAGGGCGACCTGCGGGCCACCGTGCACACCTGGGCCGAGTCGATGAAGATGCAGGCGGAGATCATCTCCGGGCACGGCGACAACCGCCCGCGCGGCCTCGGACGCTCCCTGGTGACCGTGCTCGGCCACCCGCTGACCGCCGAGTCGACGGCCGCGATCGCCGCCCGGATCGCCAAGGCCGGCGGCAACATCGACCGTATCTTCCGGCTCGCCAAAATCCCGGTCACGGCCGTGGAGTTCGCGGTGTCCGGTGTGGAGACCGAGCCGCTGCGCACGGCCCTGGTCTCCGACGCGGCGGCACTGGGTGTCGACATAGCGGTCGTCTCGGCGGGCCTGCACCGGCGGGCCCAGCGGCTGGTGGTCATGGACGTGGACTCGACCCTGATCCAGGACGAGGTCATCGAGCTGTTCGCCGCCCACGCGGGCTGCGAGGACCGGGTCGCCGAGGTGACGGCGGCGGCGATGCGCGGGGAGCTGGACTTCGAGCAGTCGCTGCACGCGCGCGTGGCGCTGCTGGAGGGGCTGGACGCGTCGGTGGTGGAGAAGGTGCGCCAAGAGGTCCGGCTGACGCCGGGCGCGCGCACGCTGATCCGCACCCTGAAGCGGCTCGGCTACCAGGTCGGCGTGGTCTCCGGCGGCTTCACCCAGGTCACGGACGATCTGAAGGAGCGGCTCGGGCTGGACTTCGCGCAGGCCAACACGCTGGAGATCGTCGACGGGAAGCTGACCGGCCGGGTCGTCGGCGAGATCGTGGACCGGGCGGGCAAGGCGCGGCTGCTGCGCCGGTTCGCCGCGGAAGCCGGGGTGCCGCTGTCGCAGACCGTGGCGATCGGTGACGGCGCCAACGACCTGGACATGCTGAACGCGGCGGGGCTGGGCGTGGCCTTCAACGCAAAGCCCGTGGTGCGCGAGGCCGCGCACACGGCGGTGAACGTCCCCTTCCTCGACACGGTCCTGTATCTCCTCGGCATCACCCGCGACGAGGTCGAGGCGGCCGACACCCACGACGAGGACTGA
- the tyrS gene encoding tyrosine--tRNA ligase, whose protein sequence is MTDIVDELKWRGLIALSTDEDALRKAFADGPVTFYCGFDPTAPSLHLGNLVQILTMRRIQEAGNRPLALVGGATGLIGDPKPTAERTLNAPEVVAGWVERLRAQIEPLLHFDGPNAAVMVNNLDWTQGMSAIEFLRDIGKHFRVNKMIAKEAVSRRLNSDAGISYTEFSYQILQGMDFLELYRRHGCTLQTGGSDQWGNLTSGTDLIHRVEPGAEVHALGTPLITKADGTKFGKTESGTVWLDPEMTTPYAFYQFWVNADDRDVSKFLRIFSFRSRAEIEELERQTEERPQARAAQRALAEELTTLVHGAGQTAAVIAASKALFGQGELAELDERTLAAALSEVPHIQVAEPAAVVDLFAEVGLVASKSAARRTVKEGGAYVNNVKVAAEDFVPGTDALLHGRWLVLRRGKKNLAAVEVTGA, encoded by the coding sequence GTGACGGACATCGTCGACGAACTGAAGTGGCGGGGGCTCATCGCCCTCTCCACCGACGAGGACGCACTGCGCAAGGCGTTCGCGGACGGTCCCGTCACGTTCTATTGCGGCTTCGACCCGACCGCGCCCAGCCTCCACCTCGGCAACCTCGTGCAGATCCTCACGATGCGCCGCATCCAGGAGGCGGGGAACCGTCCGCTGGCGCTGGTCGGCGGCGCCACCGGGCTCATCGGTGACCCCAAGCCCACGGCCGAGCGCACGCTGAACGCGCCGGAGGTCGTGGCCGGCTGGGTGGAGCGGCTGCGCGCCCAGATCGAGCCGCTGCTCCACTTCGACGGGCCGAACGCCGCGGTGATGGTGAACAACCTGGACTGGACCCAGGGCATGTCGGCCATCGAGTTCCTGCGGGACATCGGCAAGCACTTCCGGGTCAACAAGATGATCGCCAAGGAGGCCGTCTCCCGGCGGCTCAACTCCGACGCGGGCATCAGCTACACCGAGTTCAGCTACCAGATCCTCCAGGGCATGGACTTCCTGGAGCTGTACCGGCGGCACGGCTGCACGCTCCAGACCGGCGGCAGCGACCAGTGGGGCAACCTCACCTCCGGCACGGACCTGATCCACCGGGTCGAGCCGGGCGCCGAGGTGCACGCGCTGGGCACCCCGCTGATCACCAAGGCGGACGGCACCAAGTTCGGCAAGACCGAGTCCGGCACGGTGTGGCTCGACCCGGAGATGACCACGCCGTACGCGTTCTACCAGTTCTGGGTCAACGCGGACGACCGGGACGTCTCCAAGTTCCTGCGCATCTTCAGCTTCCGCTCCCGTGCGGAGATCGAGGAGCTGGAGCGGCAGACCGAGGAGCGTCCGCAGGCCCGCGCCGCGCAGCGCGCGCTCGCCGAGGAGCTGACGACGCTGGTGCACGGCGCCGGCCAGACGGCCGCGGTGATCGCCGCGTCGAAGGCGCTGTTCGGCCAGGGCGAGCTGGCGGAGCTGGACGAGAGGACGCTGGCCGCGGCGCTGTCCGAGGTGCCGCACATCCAGGTCGCCGAGCCGGCCGCGGTGGTCGACCTGTTCGCCGAGGTCGGTCTCGTCGCCAGCAAGTCCGCCGCCCGGCGGACCGTGAAGGAGGGCGGGGCCTACGTGAACAACGTGAAGGTCGCCGCCGAGGACTTCGTCCCGGGGACCGACGCGCTGCTGCACGGGCGGTGGCTGGTGCTGCGGCGGGGCAAGAAGAACCTGGCCGCGGTGGAGGTCACCGGCGCCTGA
- a CDS encoding TldD/PmbA family protein, which translates to MPHSIDEAFTALPLRALADAALARARALGAEHADFRFERVRSASWRLRDARPAGTSDTTDLGYAVRVVHGGTWGFASGVDLTMDAAARVASQAVAMAKLSAEVIRAAGSRERVELADEPVHADRTWISSYEIDPFSVPDEEKAALLAEWSGRLLAANGVDHVDASLLTVHENKFYADTAGTVTTQQRVRLHPALTAVSVDGSSGEFDSMRTLAPPAGRGWEYLTGCGWDWDAELERMPGLLAEKMRAPSVEPGLYDLVVDPSNLWLTIHESIGHATELDRALGYEAAYAGTSFATFDQLGKLRYGSELMNVTGDRTAEHGLATIGYDDEGVEAQSWDLVRDGTLVGYQLDRRIARLTGFERSNGCAFADSPDHVPVQRMANVSLRPDPAGLSTEDLIGGVDRGIYVVGDRSWSIDMQRYNFQFTGQRFFRIENGRITGQLKDVAYQATTTDFWGSMAAVGGPQTYVLGGAFNCGKAQPGQVAAVSHGCPSALFRAVNILNTTQEAGR; encoded by the coding sequence GTGCCTCATTCCATCGACGAAGCCTTCACGGCGCTTCCCCTACGGGCCCTCGCCGACGCCGCGCTGGCCCGCGCGCGTGCGCTGGGGGCCGAGCACGCGGACTTCCGGTTCGAGCGGGTGCGCAGCGCGTCCTGGCGGCTGCGGGACGCCAGGCCCGCCGGGACGTCGGACACCACCGACCTCGGGTACGCGGTCCGGGTGGTGCACGGGGGTACGTGGGGCTTCGCGTCCGGGGTGGACCTGACCATGGACGCCGCCGCGCGCGTCGCCTCCCAGGCGGTCGCGATGGCCAAGCTCTCGGCGGAGGTGATCAGGGCGGCCGGGTCGCGGGAACGGGTCGAACTGGCCGACGAGCCGGTGCACGCCGACCGGACGTGGATCTCGTCCTACGAGATCGACCCGTTCTCGGTGCCGGACGAGGAGAAGGCCGCGCTGCTGGCCGAGTGGAGCGGGCGCCTGCTGGCCGCGAACGGCGTCGACCATGTCGACGCCTCCCTGCTCACCGTGCACGAGAACAAGTTCTACGCCGACACCGCCGGGACCGTGACGACCCAGCAGCGGGTGCGGCTGCACCCCGCGCTGACGGCCGTGTCCGTCGACGGGTCGAGCGGCGAGTTCGACTCCATGCGCACCCTCGCGCCCCCGGCGGGCCGCGGCTGGGAGTACCTGACCGGCTGCGGCTGGGACTGGGACGCCGAGCTGGAGCGGATGCCCGGGCTGCTGGCCGAGAAGATGCGGGCGCCGAGCGTGGAACCCGGCCTGTACGACCTGGTCGTCGACCCGTCCAACCTGTGGCTGACCATCCACGAATCCATCGGCCACGCCACCGAGCTGGACCGCGCCCTCGGTTACGAGGCCGCCTACGCCGGCACCTCCTTCGCCACCTTCGACCAGCTCGGCAAGCTCAGGTACGGCTCCGAGCTGATGAACGTCACCGGCGACCGCACCGCCGAGCACGGCCTCGCGACCATCGGCTACGACGACGAGGGCGTCGAGGCGCAGTCCTGGGACCTGGTGCGGGACGGCACGCTGGTGGGCTACCAGCTCGACCGGCGGATCGCGCGGCTGACCGGGTTCGAGCGGTCCAACGGATGCGCGTTCGCCGACTCGCCCGATCACGTGCCGGTGCAGCGCATGGCCAACGTGTCACTGCGACCGGACCCGGCCGGGCTGTCCACGGAGGACCTGATCGGGGGCGTCGACCGGGGCATCTACGTGGTCGGCGACCGGTCCTGGTCGATCGACATGCAGCGGTACAACTTCCAGTTCACCGGGCAGCGCTTCTTCCGGATCGAGAACGGGCGGATCACCGGGCAGCTCAAGGACGTGGCCTACCAGGCGACGACCACCGACTTCTGGGGGTCCATGGCCGCCGTGGGCGGTCCGCAGACGTACGTCCTCGGTGGCGCCTTCAACTGCGGCAAGGCCCAGCCGGGCCAGGTGGCCGCCGTGTCCCACGGCTGCCCCTCCGCCCTGTTCCGGGCAGTGAACATCCTCAACACCACGCAGGAGGCCGGTCGATGA
- the fabG gene encoding 3-oxoacyl-[acyl-carrier-protein] reductase has protein sequence MSRSVLVTGGNRGIGLAIARAFADAGDKVAITYRSGEPPAALTELGCLAVKCDITDPEQVEQAYKEIEDRHGPVEVLIANAGVTKDQLLMRMSEEDFTSVIDTNLTGTFRVVKRANRGMLRAKKGRVVLISSVVGLLGSAGQANYAASKAALVGFARSLARELGSRNLTFNVVAPGFVDTDMTKALSDEQRKNIVSQVPLGRYAQPEEIAATVRFLASDDASYITGAVIPVDGGLGMGH, from the coding sequence TTGAGCCGCTCGGTTCTCGTCACCGGAGGCAACCGGGGCATCGGCCTCGCCATCGCCCGCGCATTCGCCGACGCCGGCGACAAGGTCGCGATCACGTACCGCTCGGGTGAGCCGCCGGCCGCCCTGACGGAATTGGGCTGCCTGGCCGTCAAGTGCGACATCACCGACCCGGAGCAGGTGGAGCAGGCCTACAAGGAGATCGAGGACCGGCACGGTCCGGTCGAGGTCCTGATCGCCAACGCCGGTGTCACCAAGGACCAGCTACTGATGCGCATGTCCGAGGAGGACTTCACCTCGGTCATCGACACCAACCTCACCGGCACCTTCCGGGTCGTCAAGCGCGCCAACCGCGGCATGCTGCGCGCCAAGAAGGGCCGGGTCGTCCTGATCTCGTCCGTGGTCGGCCTCCTCGGCTCGGCGGGCCAGGCGAACTACGCCGCCTCCAAGGCCGCCCTGGTCGGCTTCGCGCGTTCCCTCGCCCGCGAGCTGGGCTCGCGCAACCTCACCTTCAACGTCGTCGCGCCCGGCTTCGTCGACACCGACATGACGAAGGCGCTCTCCGACGAGCAGCGCAAGAACATCGTCTCTCAGGTGCCGCTCGGCCGTTACGCGCAGCCGGAGGAGATCGCCGCGACGGTGCGGTTCCTCGCCTCGGACGACGCCTCGTACATCACTGGAGCCGTCATTCCCGTTGACGGCGGACTGGGAATGGGTCACTGA
- a CDS encoding metallopeptidase TldD-related protein, with the protein MSARTTKPHEIVEQALALSRADGCVVIADEHSTANLRWAGNALTTNGVTRGRTLTVIATVNGREGTASGVVSRSAVTPEELEPLVRAAEAAARGAGPAEDAQPLVVGVPLSPDFTQAPAETSSAVFADFAPALGEAFARAPAGGRELYGFASHELVSTYLGTSTGLRLRHDQPSGTLEMNAKSPDRTRSAWTGRSTRDFKDVDPGALDAELAVRLGWAERRVELPAGRYETLLPPTAVADLLIYQLWSASGRDAAEGRTVFSRPGGGTRVGEKLGALPLTLRSDPDEPGLECSPFVVAHSSGGDRSVFDNGLPVRATEWISDGVLTRLTTTRHSAGLTGLPVAPALGNLILDGGQDRSLEEMVADTRGPCLLLTCLWYIREVDPATLLLTGLTRDGVYLVENGEVTGQVNNFRFNESPVDLLGRATEAGRTGKTLPREWSDWFTRTAMPPLRVPDFNMSSVSQGV; encoded by the coding sequence ATGAGCGCCCGTACCACCAAGCCGCACGAGATCGTCGAGCAGGCCCTCGCGCTGTCCCGCGCCGACGGCTGCGTCGTCATCGCCGACGAGCACTCCACCGCCAACCTGCGCTGGGCGGGCAACGCGCTCACCACCAACGGCGTCACGCGGGGCCGTACGCTCACCGTGATCGCGACGGTGAACGGCCGGGAGGGCACCGCCTCCGGTGTCGTGTCCCGGTCGGCGGTCACCCCCGAGGAGCTGGAGCCGCTGGTGCGGGCCGCGGAGGCCGCCGCGCGCGGTGCCGGGCCCGCCGAGGACGCGCAGCCGCTGGTCGTCGGGGTGCCGCTGTCCCCGGACTTCACTCAGGCGCCCGCGGAGACCTCCTCCGCCGTGTTCGCCGACTTCGCCCCGGCGCTCGGCGAGGCCTTCGCACGCGCGCCTGCGGGCGGCCGGGAGCTGTACGGCTTCGCCAGCCACGAGCTGGTGTCGACGTACCTCGGCACGTCCACCGGGCTGCGGCTGCGGCACGACCAGCCCAGCGGCACGCTGGAGATGAACGCCAAGTCGCCGGACCGTACGCGCTCGGCATGGACCGGCCGGTCAACGCGGGACTTCAAGGACGTCGACCCCGGGGCGCTGGACGCCGAGCTGGCCGTACGGCTCGGCTGGGCCGAGCGGCGGGTCGAACTGCCCGCGGGCCGCTACGAGACCCTGCTGCCGCCGACCGCGGTCGCTGATCTGCTGATCTACCAGCTCTGGTCGGCGTCGGGCCGGGACGCGGCCGAGGGGCGGACGGTGTTCTCCCGGCCCGGCGGGGGCACGCGGGTCGGCGAGAAGCTGGGCGCGCTGCCGCTGACCCTGCGCAGCGACCCGGACGAGCCGGGCCTGGAGTGCTCGCCCTTCGTGGTCGCGCACTCCTCCGGCGGCGACCGCTCCGTGTTCGACAACGGGCTGCCGGTCCGCGCCACCGAGTGGATCAGCGACGGCGTGCTCACGCGGCTGACCACCACCCGGCACAGTGCGGGCCTGACCGGGCTGCCGGTCGCCCCGGCGCTGGGGAACCTGATCCTGGACGGCGGGCAGGACCGCTCCCTGGAGGAGATGGTCGCGGACACGCGCGGGCCCTGCCTGCTGCTGACGTGCCTGTGGTACATCCGCGAGGTCGACCCGGCGACGCTGCTGCTGACCGGCCTGACCCGGGACGGCGTCTACCTCGTGGAGAACGGCGAGGTGACCGGGCAGGTCAACAACTTCCGGTTCAACGAGTCGCCGGTGGACCTGCTCGGCCGGGCCACGGAGGCCGGGCGGACCGGGAAGACGCTGCCGCGCGAGTGGAGCGACTGGTTCACGCGCACCGCGATGCCCCCGCTGCGCGTCCCCGATTTCAACATGAGCTCTGTCAGTCAGGGCGTATAA
- a CDS encoding SGM_5486 family transporter-associated protein produces the protein MQPVLDPNPQNGQKKMLLVFGSFFAIFVIIAIIAIIASP, from the coding sequence ATGCAGCCTGTGCTCGACCCGAACCCGCAGAACGGCCAGAAGAAGATGCTGCTCGTCTTCGGCTCGTTCTTCGCCATCTTCGTGATCATCGCCATCATCGCGATCATCGCGTCTCCCTGA
- the fabI gene encoding enoyl-ACP reductase FabI, translating to MSGILEGKRILVTGVLMESSIAFHVARLAQEQGAEIILTAFPRPTLTERIAKKLPKPAKVIELDVTNEEHLARLADVVGEELGGLDGIVHSIGFAPQDALGGNFLNTPFESVATAMHVSAFSLKSLTTACLPLMQNGGSVVGLTFDAQYAWPQYDWMGPAKAALEATSRYMARDLGKQNIRCNLISAGPIGSMAAKSIPGFSDLAAVWDTRSPLEWDLKDPEPAGRGVVALLSDWFPKTTGEIIHVDGGLHAIGA from the coding sequence ATGAGCGGAATTCTCGAGGGCAAGCGCATCCTGGTCACGGGTGTGCTGATGGAGTCCTCCATCGCCTTCCACGTCGCCAGGCTCGCCCAGGAGCAGGGCGCCGAGATCATCCTGACCGCGTTCCCGCGGCCCACGCTGACCGAGCGCATCGCCAAGAAGCTGCCGAAGCCCGCCAAGGTCATCGAGCTGGACGTGACGAACGAGGAGCACCTCGCGCGCCTGGCCGACGTCGTCGGCGAGGAGCTGGGCGGCCTCGACGGCATCGTCCACTCCATCGGCTTCGCCCCGCAGGACGCGCTCGGCGGCAACTTCCTGAACACGCCGTTCGAATCGGTCGCCACCGCCATGCACGTCTCGGCGTTCTCCCTTAAGTCGCTGACCACGGCCTGCCTGCCGCTGATGCAGAACGGCGGCTCGGTCGTCGGCCTCACCTTCGACGCCCAGTACGCCTGGCCGCAGTACGACTGGATGGGCCCGGCAAAGGCCGCCCTGGAGGCCACCAGCCGCTACATGGCGCGCGACCTCGGCAAGCAGAACATCCGCTGCAACCTCATCTCGGCGGGTCCGATCGGCTCCATGGCCGCCAAGTCCATCCCGGGCTTCAGCGACCTGGCCGCCGTGTGGGACACCCGCTCCCCGCTGGAGTGGGACCTGAAGGACCCCGAGCCGGCCGGCCGCGGTGTCGTCGCCCTGCTGAGCGACTGGTTCCCGAAGACCACGGGCGAGATCATCCACGTCGACGGCGGTCTGCACGCCATCGGCGCCTGA
- a CDS encoding SixA phosphatase family protein: MSVAEPRRIALFRHAKADWPQVSDHERPLAERGRQDAAVAGRKLADTGLTFDLALCSTATRTRETWKLAVHELSHRPRTVYEERVYDASPGELIAVLDEISDDVRNVILIGHNPGVHGLAEILAGAAEGDVRERMNRRGFPTAGFALLTFDGPWKSVEPGVATLTDYWAPSE; the protein is encoded by the coding sequence ATGAGCGTCGCAGAACCCCGCAGGATCGCCCTCTTCCGGCACGCGAAGGCCGACTGGCCCCAGGTCTCCGACCACGAGCGCCCGCTCGCCGAGCGGGGCCGCCAGGACGCCGCAGTCGCCGGACGCAAGCTGGCCGACACCGGTCTCACCTTCGACCTGGCCCTGTGCTCCACGGCGACCCGGACCCGCGAGACCTGGAAGCTCGCCGTCCACGAGCTGTCGCACCGGCCGAGGACGGTCTACGAGGAGCGGGTGTACGACGCCTCGCCCGGCGAGCTGATCGCCGTGCTCGACGAGATCTCGGACGACGTGCGGAACGTGATCCTGATCGGCCACAACCCGGGCGTGCACGGCCTGGCCGAGATCCTGGCCGGCGCGGCCGAGGGCGACGTCCGGGAACGGATGAACCGCCGTGGCTTCCCCACCGCCGGGTTCGCCCTGCTGACCTTCGACGGCCCGTGGAAGAGCGTGGAGCCGGGCGTGGCCACCCTCACGGACTACTGGGCGCCCTCCGAGTGA
- a CDS encoding FadR/GntR family transcriptional regulator, with product MPLSHPRRSALSEQVIAELRNQITSGEWPVGSRIPTEPELVEQLGVARNTVREAVRALAHNGLLDIRQGSGTYVVATSELAGVMHRRFAGADPRHIAELRSTLESAAAKLAAERRTEKDLKQLDALLARRDETWETGDTEAFVTADATFHLAVVAASHNDVMTAMYADLGEVLRDWLRADVGAELTPDTRMDHTRLMDAIRAGDAESAAAEAASYPFLCRPGRFTAPSGG from the coding sequence ATGCCCTTGAGCCACCCCCGTCGTTCGGCGCTGTCCGAGCAGGTCATCGCCGAACTGCGGAACCAGATCACCTCCGGCGAGTGGCCGGTCGGCTCGCGCATCCCGACGGAGCCGGAACTGGTCGAGCAGCTCGGCGTCGCCCGCAACACCGTCCGCGAGGCCGTCCGCGCGCTGGCGCACAACGGTCTGCTGGACATCCGTCAGGGTTCGGGCACGTACGTCGTCGCGACGAGCGAGCTGGCCGGCGTGATGCACCGCCGGTTCGCCGGCGCCGACCCGCGGCACATCGCCGAGCTGCGTTCCACGCTGGAGTCGGCCGCCGCCAAGCTGGCCGCCGAGCGGCGCACCGAGAAGGACCTCAAGCAGTTGGACGCGCTGCTGGCGCGGCGCGACGAGACCTGGGAGACCGGCGACACGGAGGCCTTCGTGACGGCCGACGCCACGTTCCACCTGGCCGTGGTGGCCGCCTCCCACAACGACGTGATGACCGCGATGTACGCGGACCTGGGCGAGGTGCTGCGGGACTGGCTGCGCGCGGACGTCGGCGCGGAGCTGACTCCCGACACGCGCATGGACCACACGCGGCTGATGGACGCGATCCGCGCGGGGGACGCGGAGTCGGCGGCGGCGGAGGCCGCGAGCTATCCGTTCCTGTGCCGTCCGGGCCGGTTCACCGCGCCTTCTGGTGGCTGA
- a CDS encoding GlsB/YeaQ/YmgE family stress response membrane protein, translating into MGWLWAIVVGFVLGLIAKAVIPGKQHSPLWLTTICGVLGAIVGNAVARALGVAETPGIDWSRHAFQLVAAIIIVAAVDALYMATLGKRKHQRA; encoded by the coding sequence ATGGGCTGGTTGTGGGCGATCGTCGTGGGGTTCGTGCTGGGCCTCATCGCCAAGGCGGTCATCCCGGGCAAGCAGCACAGCCCCTTGTGGCTGACCACCATCTGCGGCGTGCTCGGCGCCATCGTGGGCAACGCCGTCGCCCGCGCGCTCGGCGTGGCCGAGACCCCCGGCATCGACTGGAGCCGGCACGCCTTCCAGCTTGTGGCCGCGATCATCATCGTCGCCGCGGTGGACGCCCTGTACATGGCGACGCTGGGCAAGCGGAAGCACCAGCGGGCTTGA
- a CDS encoding CynX/NimT family MFS transporter: protein MSPTERGTADQARPRGTTPGAARRRAWAARLVVVGIVLSALNLRPAITSLGALLEEVRDGLGMSGSVAGLLTSVPPLCFAVFGVTAPRLARRFGPAAVVCAGMAAITAGLLIRPYAGNTAGFLAGSALALMGIAVSNVLMPVIVKRWFPDRVGSMTGLYSMALALGTSLAAAVTVPLTDALGGHWQPGLAVWATIAAVAVLPWLPLVRDRGAAPAGEHRETPPEPARAAPLRISRSRTAWALAVFFGLQATAAYITMGWMPQIFRDAGVPAGTAGVLLAVTMVMGVPLAFVIPRVAARLPHQGPIVLFLGVCGLAGHAGLYLAPAGGAWAWAVLLGVSNCAFPLALTMVGMRARSGPGVAQLSAFAQSTGYLISIPGPLLVGVLYQQSGGWGLPIALMAGLMVPQMVVGFLAGRDRTVEEEAAR, encoded by the coding sequence ATGTCACCGACCGAACGCGGTACGGCCGACCAGGCGCGCCCGCGCGGGACGACCCCCGGCGCGGCCCGCAGGCGCGCGTGGGCGGCGCGGCTGGTCGTCGTCGGCATCGTGCTCTCCGCGCTCAACCTCCGGCCGGCCATCACGAGCCTCGGCGCACTCCTGGAGGAGGTCCGCGACGGTCTCGGCATGAGCGGCAGCGTGGCCGGCCTGCTCACCTCCGTGCCCCCGCTGTGCTTCGCCGTCTTCGGCGTCACCGCCCCCCGCCTGGCCCGCCGCTTCGGACCGGCCGCCGTGGTGTGCGCCGGCATGGCCGCCATCACCGCCGGCCTGCTCATACGGCCGTACGCCGGGAACACCGCCGGATTCCTGGCCGGCAGCGCCCTCGCCCTGATGGGTATCGCCGTCAGCAACGTCCTCATGCCGGTCATCGTCAAGCGCTGGTTCCCCGACCGCGTCGGCTCCATGACCGGCCTGTACTCGATGGCCCTCGCCCTCGGCACCTCCCTCGCCGCAGCGGTCACCGTCCCCCTGACCGACGCCCTCGGCGGCCACTGGCAGCCCGGGCTCGCCGTGTGGGCGACCATCGCCGCCGTCGCCGTCCTGCCCTGGCTGCCGCTCGTCCGCGACCGCGGCGCGGCCCCGGCCGGGGAACACCGCGAGACGCCGCCGGAGCCGGCGCGGGCCGCACCGCTGCGGATCTCCCGCAGCCGCACCGCCTGGGCCCTCGCCGTCTTCTTCGGCCTCCAGGCCACCGCCGCCTACATCACCATGGGCTGGATGCCGCAGATCTTCCGGGACGCCGGTGTCCCGGCCGGCACCGCGGGCGTGCTCCTCGCCGTCACCATGGTGATGGGCGTACCGCTGGCCTTCGTCATCCCGCGCGTCGCCGCGCGGCTGCCCCACCAGGGGCCGATCGTGCTTTTCCTGGGTGTCTGCGGGCTCGCCGGACACGCCGGGCTGTACCTCGCCCCGGCCGGTGGCGCCTGGGCCTGGGCGGTCCTCCTCGGCGTCTCCAACTGCGCCTTCCCGCTGGCACTGACGATGGTCGGCATGCGGGCCCGCAGCGGTCCGGGCGTGGCCCAGTTGTCCGCGTTCGCGCAGAGCACCGGCTACCTGATCTCGATCCCCGGTCCGCTGCTGGTCGGCGTCCTGTACCAGCAGAGCGGCGGCTGGGGCCTGCCGATCGCCCTCATGGCGGGCCTCATGGTGCCGCAGATGGTGGTGGGCTTCCTGGCGGGCCGCGACCGTACGGTGGAGGAGGAGGCGGCGCGCTGA